In the Rhinolophus ferrumequinum isolate MPI-CBG mRhiFer1 chromosome 12, mRhiFer1_v1.p, whole genome shotgun sequence genome, GTACAACAGGCTCTTAAAATAATGAGAGCAAAGCAGGAACGAGCACGACGCCATGCCACCTTCCAGTTGAGAAACGCAACCGATAACTTAGTACTGAATGAAGTGTCCGCCCTCAGCCTGGCACTCGAGGCTTGCAACGATCCTGCCATCAACTACTAGGGCCTCACCTCCTCCCCAACCATCCACTGGGTAGCAGCCCAGCACACTCTTCACAGGAGACACAGGACCTTCTGCCTCCATGCTTTGGTTCATGCTGTgccccccccttccccccttctCAGTGCAGGAATTTTATACCCATCCTTCTAGGCTCCTCTCACATGCTTCCCCTTCAGTGAGCTACCTCTGTTCCTCTCAGGAGCCATCACCCAGTGCTAAACAGAGGAACCAGCAACAAGCCTTGGGGGGAAAACAGCATGGATCCAGACAGAGAAACCCTTAAGAGCAGTCAATTTGCAGCACCTTCCTAATCAGTTGCCCGAGGGCCCCATctgaaaagaacaaggaaaaccCAGGCTGGAGCCCCACTTCAGCCAGGAACCAGCCCTCTGGCTCCAGGGAATTCCTTTCTgctgcctcagttttcccttctATTACATGGGAGTGAGACTTGGCCAGGGTAGTTGTAAGAATCGAATAAGAAGATAGAATGCGAATGCGATTTCCAACAGAAAAGAATTTCCTATATGGGAACACAGTGGGTCTTCAATAAGTGTGTGTTGATCAGAGGATTACTCTCATTATTAGGCATTTTGGGGCATTTCAGAGCATATGGGGAAGGTAAGCATTTAAGCCTGAAAACTGTTTCCAAATGCCCCGCAGAGGCATGTGTAAGAACACCTCCCACACTGTGCAGAACCTAATATGTATTTACAGAAGCCTCATTCTGTTCAAAGTCAGGAGCTCGAGTATTGAAGGCGTTGGTGAGGAGTGGAGATGGGTGGGTTTATTACTGTATTGAAGCAGAACAGCTGCTGCGCTGACACAGTCTGCTTCCCGTCAACCAGGATCCCCAGGGGCATTGTTAAAAAGTGCTCCTGCTGTGTCCTCTGAATAGGGGATGGCTTGAGGGCAGCACAGAGCGAAGTCCCATCTTTGCCTTCACTAGCTACAAAAGATCCCTTCCCCCGCTCCCCGCCTCCACACCTTCAGGCTTCACCAGGACAAGGCAGGGGCCACACAAACATTTCAGGTCAAAAAGTGATGGGCAAATAGTGCCAGGTCTGTGACAGATGACACAATCTCCGGTGGGGAAGAAGAGGTACATTCTGGAGAGGCTTGAGGCCTGTCACTAATGAGATCATTAAAAGGAGCTTCTGAATTGCCTCCATTTGGTCCCGTGAACATCTTTACGCCCGGGGCCTGCGCCTGAGGGGGGTCTCAGATCCCATAGATCAGAGTGGAGGGGCTGTCACATTTACTTGTCATTTGGTAATTTTCAATGAATTAGGGGTATGGGGTTTCCATCTGCCATCTGGCCTCACTCTGGTAACCATGGCAACCACCACCTGCCAGACTTAACACTATCCTATCCTGTCCTGAAAGAGCATGGAATAGGGTGTCAGGGACCTGGGAGCAGGTTCGGCTTTACTGGTCACCCTGGCTGagtcccctgcccacctccttcctctcagcctcagtctcctccccaTAATAACGGATTTGGTCTAAATATCTTCACGGCATCTCCCTCTTAGGAACAGAACGCCACTCCAGGGAGAAATCATCTGAGATCATCCACACTGGTTAGAGTCTGGGGACCTGGTCAGCATATGTCTCCTGCACGTGGAGTGAAAGTGTTACCTGTCTGGAGACAAAGAGAACTGCCGGTGAATTAAGTGCTGAGGAAAGCAGATTGTAAAAAACTAGTGACAGGAactagaagaaggaaggagacagaacTGTTGAAATGTGACAGGGCAGAAACAAAGGTTCAAAGTGGAAGGGACCTCAACAGTGGCACCACATGGGCCGACacggctcagagaggggaaggcaTAAGCCCCAGTTTGCTCAGGGAAAGAGCAGCACCCGAAGCACCAGCCTCCATGTGAGTCCCAATCAGGAAGAGCCAAGGGTGACTTTCCTGTGCTCCCAGCTGCCTCAGCCCCCTCAGCAGGCCACACGTGGTTTTCATGTTTCCAGGACGGGAGGCTTCCTGCCCCAGCTCCAACAGCCCATTGGGTCTCCTGGACTTGCATCTACCTGGAATACTTGTGGGGAAATAACACTAGAAACTTTCCAATACCTGTTAAGGTCTATCCCCACCTGCAAGGTTTCCTTGTTGGAGCTGAAGCCACTACAAACTGACTTAGGCATTTAGGTCTAGGCTTGGTCTCCAGGCGTGGGCCAGAACCCCAAGAGGGGTGCCGTGGGACTCCCCAACCGCCAGCTCACTCAACCTAGACTCTCTACTGCCGCTCTAGGCAGCATAGACAGGGGCAGTTCTCCAACACCTGAAGGGCCAGTAGGCATCGCCATACtaatgttttggtttatttttgtttaatttttaaaaattacatgtagAGGGTGGGCAGCAATGACACCCATAGAGGACTTTACTGCGACGTTCATGAAATGTAAGTTTCTAGGTCCCCAGCAATGATtaattttccattcctttaaaGTGGGACCCTCCAAACTGTATAAGCCTTAGCCCCACAAAACCTGGTCTGCCCCGATGGCAACATAATCTTTTTAGAGCCTAGGTCTCCAAGGGTCTTACCTTAGTAGGAGGTAAGTAGGAGCTCCCTCAGGACCTCCTTGCAGGGCCCCAGCCCTGGTGCTCGCCAAGTGACTAATGGGTCCTGCCACGTGGAGCTCCTCCTCCGCCGCCAGCATCTCCACCTTCCATCCCTCTCCATTCAAACAACCCATCCCCCAGCCAGGTCCGGTACTGGACCCCCGGAGACTTGAACCCAGTGGGACCCCTCCCCTAAACTCCCAGTTTCGTGGAGGCAAACATGTCAGGCCTGCAATAACTGCATCAGCAAACACTTAAGTACCAAAAGGGACAGGAGGCTCACCAAATTCCGACCAGCTCCGTGGCTGGTGTCTCTATGAGCTTGGTAAGGGATGATGCAGGAGGTGGGTTTCTGCCCCACGCAGTCTCCTTGAGCACCTTACCAGGTAAGAAAAACTGCACCcaaagggaaaactgaggcccagtcaGCGCTGTCCATTGCGGTGCAGGGAGATACTTCGCCCCACACCCCAGAAAGTCGGGGTCCCTCTTTTTCCACCCGCCCAACCGTCTCCACTGTGCGTCGGAAGCCAAACTCACCAAATTCGCAGGGGCCGTCGCGCGCCTTGCGCAGGTGGCCGGGGTGCGCGCGGGGCGCGTGCCGGGCGCGCAGGCGCAGCGCGCAGACGCTGGGGTAGGAGCGGCCGTCGGAGCCGCAGACGGCGCCGCGCTGCGCGCACACGCATAGCCCGGTGCCCTCGGGCGCCGCCCCTGCGGAGCGGCTCGCGCACACCAGCCCGGGGCCACAGCGCGCGCCAGCCTGCCCCCCGCAACTCGCGCCCTCCGCGCCCAAGCAGCGCACGCAGCAGCCGCACTCGTCGCGTGCTGGAATTCCCGGCTCGGGGCAGCGCACGGGCGCTGGACAGCGCTCTGGCCGGCACGGACCGCACTCGGGGCGCCGGCCTCCCGCGCCCAGGAGCCGGAGGCCCGGGGCTAGCGGCGGCAGCAACAGAAGCAGTAGCGGGATGAGCACGGGTAAGCGTGGCATGGTCTGCTTCGGGACGGCGGTGGCGCCTCTGCTTCGCGTTCCGCTTAGAGCGCGCGGCGCCACCACCCCGCCCGCCCCGCGGCCGCTGATTGGCCGGGCTTGCACCGCGGGGCGCCCGCAGACGGCAGCCGAGCCGGGGAGGAGCGCGGCTGGCTGGTCTCCCGGCCGCCCCGGCCCAGCTGGAGCGATGTCCCAAGACCTGCTTTCCAACACCCAGGGActcctggggaaactgagaagCAGTCGGGGcgggaacttgcccaaggtcgctATTGTAGAGCTAGTATTGTATGTACGGTCTCCAGATCCAAGACTGGCTCCAAATATTATGCCCCTTAATCCTCTGAGAAGGATGCGCcatattattttgcatttagtagttttcaaagttttatttttaaaaaggagtatataatttaattttcagagatTACAAATGGATATAACGATGAAAAGAGGGTTTCCCTTCCACCTTGTGTCCCAATACCCCAACCCAGCCTCAAGAGGGCACTCGTTATCAAGTTCTTGGTATATCCAGGAattctgtgtgtctgtctataAAGCATGTGTGATTCTGTAGCTCCTCTCTTGAgaagcgcgcgcgcgcgcacactcacacacacacacacacacacacacacagtagcaTGCATTTATTGTACATTACATTTCCCATAGTTCCCTCACTTCTTATGTCTGAAATTGGGTTGCTTGTACAATCAAGggagcattatttataataattggcTCCCCCCCCACTTAATGCTACATAAAGTCGGGGTGCATCTCATGGTCAGGACTTGGGGTTGTAATGAATTATAGTAATGTATTTTAGATTGGCCTCAGACTTTTAAACTTTCCACAGTGTTTAATTGCACAAAATTGCAGTGTTTTAACTagtttttggtctttttgttaCTATAAATAACGCTCTGTTAGATGTCGTGGTGCACCAGTGTCAGCATATCTGTGACTTAGTGGGGAGTGCGTGTTGGAAAGACACAGTGGAACAGGCTCTTGCAGTCATGTATTTGTGTGGTCCCCATGCCTGCCCAGAGCCAGGCTCTGTCGGCCCAGTCCTGGCAGGGGACACAGACAAAAAACCCAAGGGAGCCCTGATTGCTGGAGTTTGATTTGTGGCCAAGTGAAGACAATGGATAGAGGGAGGGACTTCCTGGCTAGGCTTTATGGGTGGCTTTTCCTGCCTTCACCCCCAGCCCTCATTTGTCCctgcttttttccttccttccttccttccttccttccttccttccttccttccttccttccttccttttccttccttcctccctccctccctccctccctccctccctcccttcctcccttccttccttcctctgaacTCCTAGAGATGAAGAAGAAAGCCTTTTGGAGTCTGGGAAGACTCGTTACAGCATTCTTGGGTGCCATTTTGCTTTTCAAGCCCAGGTCCTTCCAAGTTTGCAATCTTTCAGGGGATGTCCTTATCAAAATGAGCCGCAGCAGTTGCCAGTTTACGTGGTGGTCAGTGTGGGGCTGGCTGTTTGGCCTGCTCCAGCTCTTTTCTTATAAGCAGAACCATAGGATGTGTATAGTCAAACTTCGTGATGTGCAAGAGGGTTGTGATGAGGActaaatatgtaataataatcaATATAGCACTCAACATCGCTCTGCAGCTGGGCTGACTTTTCTCCTTATTAACGATTGATTTCAACCAGGAGGCTGCTGTCTTTACCCGGAATGGCTTTTTAAAGTGCTCACACCCTTTGACTTTCTCCGCCCTTCTATGACTCCTAAAGAAATATCACTGTGTGTGAAGATTTCATTCTGGAGTTGGTCACTacagaaaaaattggaaacagtcTAAATGCCTACTGATAGGCAATGATGATACAAGTGATGGTACATCCAACAATACAGGATTATGTGGGCATTGAAACTGAGGAAGGAGATGTAGgttaactgaaatgaaaagatgtttctaATATATTGTTTAGTGACATAGCAATTATAAGTTGCATGTCTTGTGTGATGgcatatttgtaaatatgtggTTGTACATATATGAAGAAATTCAAGATTGTAACAAAGCaagacttgaaaacaaaagagataaacTCCATGTCAGGGACATCCTTCCTAGTAAGTGCAAACTTTCAAATGGCCATGGCTGTTCAAAGAGGGAATGGACTGCTCCAGAGATAGTAAGCTCCCTGTCAGTGAGGGAGTTCAAGGGTGAGTCTTTGTAAGGAGCAGGGTTGGGCTGGGAATCAAAGCATTAGGGATTGGGTGAAAGGATCTTTCAGTCTTTCAAACGGAGCCACCATTCCCACGGTCCAGAGCCTGACCCTGAGACCCGGGCTGGACAAAATATGGCTCTGGTGAGAAAACAAATGGATACAGCAATGATTTGCCGGCTTTTGATGCATACATTGAGGGAGTAGTAACTGAACAGTGTCATTATCAGGAAATTATTGTGTGCTGATGGCAGGTTGGGATACACCATCGTGGCGGCACATTTACACATGATCTACATGCCTGTGAAGTCATAGGGAGAGCATTGTGTAAGCATAACTCTTTGAGAATTAAAGCAGAAGACTCATTTTCCAACCCTGAGCCTGTGGTATGTgggcagagaaaacatttcaaagcTTTGAAGGGGATTGGCatccatttgctttttaaaactgccCGAAAGCCCCTAGCCCAGTGAGCTCTGGTTCCCAGAGAGCCGGACAGCACCTGTGGGCCCATAGGATTATGGGAAAAAGTGGGGATGAATGATCTCAGTGGGGAAGGAAGTTCAGGCCCGTCTATTGTCTGGCAAGTGTCCAGGCTTTCTGGAAAAGGTGCTTCCTAAACTGAGTCTTGAGGAGACAGTAGGTGTTGTCTGGAAGGAGGTGGAGACAGGAAACAGTGTGCCTGAGGCAGGAACTGTCAGGAGCCAGGAGGAAGCTCAGCCCAGCTGCAGTGCTGTGTGGGGAGTGGAGGCTCAGGAGGTGAGCatggagagggtggggagggccaGCTCACCGGCCTTGCCTGGCCCACGGAAATGGTGGAATCCAGGCTTGGCGCTGGGAGCTCAGGCCTGTGCTGCTGTCTCACAGGCAGACACTTTAAATGTGGAGCGGAAGGGGACAGTGTATACCCACTGGGGAGCCAGAGGATAGTCTGCAGAAAGTGCTTCCTGGTTCTCCGTTCTTCCTTTCGGCatctccccacctcacccaacaAAATGCAGGTTTGTGTGGTGTCCAAACCAGAGCAAATCTCCACCTTGTGGACAATTCAGGGATTACAGGTCTAGAAAGGACATAGTTCCTCATTCattagttcaataaatattttctaagaactcAAATGAGCCAAAGTGCTGGGTGGGATAAGGCACTCTCAgtcaggaggaaagaagagaaatgcgTACAGATGATCACTGAATGCTCAGAGGTGTGAGTCAGCCTGAAGCAATGGGGCGGGTGAGCAaagtcagggagggcttcacaGAGGGGACGGTGGAGCTGGGTCAGGTAGGGAGAAGGGGTCATTAGAGACCACCTCTGACAGTCTCACCTTACAGAGGGGCTTACTGCAGCACAGCATAGGAAgggacttgctcaaagtcacgaAGCTCTTCAGGGAAGAGCTGGGGTGGGTTCCTGGGTGTTCCAGCCCAGGGGTGGCCTACATTTCAGTTTAGTTTCCTTCGGTTTAAATGAGTCCCCTCCTGATGCTGTAGAAATGGCCTTTGCAGGGTCCTGCCTGTCCCCGTGCAGCCCCATCCCAGCAATTTGCCTAGCCTGCCTTCTGGTGCAGTAgtcttttccttcattctccGTGTTTCATCTGTGATCAATTGAAAAGTACCAAAACCCTCCCCAGGGGGGACATTGTGCTTAAGTCAGGATCTTGGCCAACCTGGGAAGAGGGTGCAGGGTGTGCCCCTCAAGTGTCTATCCTCGGGGACTAGCATACTTGGCACACAGGTACTTCGTAAATATTTGTGACATGCATGAATGAGTGAGGGCAGGGGAGGTAGGTGGCGCCTGAGAGGTCTCCTGTGAACCTATCCAGAGTTGAGTCTGGTCTGGGAAGATAAAATGGGACCAGGTCACAAGTCACTGAATGCCCAGCTAAGGAGTTTGTCTTTATTCTGCCAGCAGGGGGTGTCAGCCCTGTTTGTGACAGGACAGGACCTGAATATAGGTTAGTTTCATTCttcaaagagaggaaaaatgtTCTTACTCAAGGGTCATACCCGCCCAGAAAGTCTTTGATATTACTTAATGGAGAAATTGCACTAGGTCTTCCAGATAGCTGGAttcttttgtttctcagtttaaTAATTAAGCCCTATGTCTACAGAATAAATAGAGGCTATCCCGTGATAAGCTCCCAATGAACTGCTGAATTTCCTTCTGTCATGTCCCCGGAACTCTGGACCCTGCTGAGTACAGGGCTCAAGCACAGTAACCCTTCCTAACCTGGGTTCTGGTGTAATACTCGGTCATCTCTTTCCTCACTCTGCCAGCTGACTGCAGCACCAGCCCATGGCTCCTGGAAAGAGGTCTGTAGTGGGGTGCTATAAGGCTCTGCTCTATTCGGTGTTTTATCAGGTGGATGAATTCAGCGAAAGTATTCAAATGCCCCAAAGCTCCAATGAATGTACGTTGAATAGGAGAGGCAACGTTCAAAATTGCTTGCATAGGTTAGAATGGTAGAGAGAAATCAAGTGTTGAAATAGTCTCCAGATACATGTTAAGTTTTATGTTTGGATTCAGCACTCAAATGAGAAGGTGTGAGAGGGAAAATGAAATCTACCGCACAGGGTTGACTCCAGGTTCAAGGGGGTTGTGTCTGGAGCATGGTAGTTCCTTGAAATGGGTCCTTATTCCGGTAGATGAAGTTTTGCTGGACTTCAGCATTTTCTCCCGCTTTAAGGTGGCTGCCCTGGGGCAGTCATTGGCCATTCAAAATGACCCTTCCTTAGTGTGAAGAGAGAAATCGTGGAATTGAGAGTGAAGAGAGAAATTGTGGAATTGAGAGGAAAACCACTATGATAATCCAAggatttaaaatatccttttgaaGCCTGGGCAAATGGAGCCAGTAAGCACCAGGCAGATGGGCACTCAAAGAAGAGATAGCATCTCCACGTGCCTGGAAAGAAAAGAGCTTTGCAAGTCTTTTCCCTGAACGGTGTGGCATAGATGCACCAAGAACTGCTTTTTCCAGGGAAGGAGAAGACCTGGTTCTAAAGAAAACACGTTTacagtgtttctttgtttctaggCATCCAATAAAAGAGTGATGTTGTacctgagttttcatttttcgttcatttttttcaattttgagaaCAAGCATTTATGGGGCCTCCCCCTGCATGCTAGACGTTGTGCTGAATCAGGTCTATCCTGGCTTCTAAGCCACTCTGACCTAGCAGGGGAGTTGAGACTTGGGCACAACTAACGAATGTGACTGTGTACTCGCAGCCATTCCGTACCCGGCAGAGAACAGGCGCCCAATAAT is a window encoding:
- the IGFBPL1 gene encoding insulin-like growth factor-binding protein-like 1, whose protein sequence is MPRLPVLIPLLLLLLPPLAPGLRLLGAGGRRPECGPCRPERCPAPVRCPEPGIPARDECGCCVRCLGAEGASCGGQAGARCGPGLVCASRSAGAAPEGTGLCVCAQRGAVCGSDGRSYPSVCALRLRARHAPRAHPGHLRKARDGPCEFAPVVVIPPRSVHNVTGAQVYLSCEVRALPPPAITWRKVTQSPEGTQVLEDLPGDHVNIAVQVRGGPSDHEATAWVLINPLKKEDEGVYQCHSTNTAGEAQSHGTVTVSDLNAYKAPYFPAPDDRM